From Catharus ustulatus isolate bCatUst1 chromosome 6, bCatUst1.pri.v2, whole genome shotgun sequence, a single genomic window includes:
- the LOC116998358 gene encoding rho GTPase-activating protein 11A isoform X2, producing the protein MGKTSTFYLRPHPTFLGHQVQRRVRFKTAGKVFGISFHALPQSLVPEYGYIPSFLVDTCAYLEEHVHTEGLFRKSGSLVRLKALKSKLDQGENCLSAALPCDVAGLLKQFFRELPEPILPHHLQEGLFKAQQLGSEKKTATVLLSCLMADRTITALRYFFNFLRTVSLRSNENRMDSSNLAVIFAPNLLHSNENEKMSASTEKKIRLQAAVVETLIDHAAEIGQVPEFILEKIPSMLGVDVFQSTPSLWSHEDSENESPSECKRRRHRSVGDIVSGALNKFKSNRTPSTTPQQDRSVLSSVTPVVLTPSTKRKLPTDCSQGLSSKKRRSFKHNFAFEFLPSSIFNSSSTPASVQFEASPCVCLESSQTSLSPSTMNENHVSSTGNRRSKRLASKKLYRAESGKTGCFSPKISRKEMVRRSLRLKFGLGKSNKETNTVSGCAVGNRSENIGRRLASQQGLESRTECAKRDVLFSPYVNEKFPKKGSRNVSKSEENLLTPECHNKIIHRMSWNSPAVTDSQVVSKNEQILPGHSEMGVSSSEPVLIFGKPPVTVDEFKSSTVSKQDNLEQLVLCEDESNSTTETLLKVKQAFSASGSILHNLIGDKKSSLSVVASEILNETPCPSGLGSAKEVLVEEVSENPANVKSRELLHQFNQSSADKQQSKKEEIDVLEERNFKTSIELELQVPKPDIKKLKELPMPQVLAKEDKFTVGNNSTKDELCKSDSSGRKEEIELIHSQTAETCMVKCCSLEEGTAKPSLAERLPASQLPKSQNEMGNQYLKAENSDKVLTKTSTVSDHGKVSDHIQWFNQLSLNDPNSTSKTKPPLKFQRTPVRQSVRRINSLLEANRPSVSSQMVKSSGVGSPLVKSLSYDSALFPCTEKPSKNSMLLPCRSESTRDRVSVAHKQLVLTSKSCCRPLNPSDKPAVSVRTVEIHEQKTTVHPPKSVLEDLTNYEMVKSSLKVNADINILGVAPEKSMITRSTSGKERVRYRGSPKNPISEVKLLPAAKPVDL; encoded by the exons ATGGGAAAAACCTCGACATTTTATTTACGCCCACACCCGACATTCCTGGGCCATCAGGTACAGCGGAGAGTCCGGTTTAAAACTGCG GGTAAAGTCTTTGGAATATCTTTTCATGCGTTGCCACAATCACTTGTGCCAGAATATGGTTATATTCCAAG CTTTCTCGTTGATACATGTGCATATTTGGAAGAACATGTTCATACTGAGGGGCTCTTCAGGAAGTCTGGGTCTCTTGTTCGCTTGAAAGCTTTGAAG agtaaACTGGATCAAGGTGAAAACTGCCTCTCAGCTGCACTGCCATGTGATGTTGCAGGGCTTCTCAAACAGTTCTTTAGAGAGCTACCAGAACCCATCCTCCCACATCACCTGCAGGAAGGTCTATTCAAAGCTCAACAGCTTGGAAGTGAGAAGAAAACTGCAACCGTGTTGCTGTCCTGTTTGATGGCTGACAGAACAATTACAGCTTTGAGATACTTTTTCAACTTTCTGAGAACTGTGTCCTTAAG GTCCAATGAAAACAGAATGGATAGCAGTAATCTGGCAGTGATTTTTGCTCCCAACCTCTTGCACTCAAACGAAAATGAGAAGATGTCTGctagtacagaaaaaaaaattcgCTTGCAAGCTGCTGTCGTGGAAACACTTATTGACCATGCGGCAGAAATTG GACAAGTACCAGAATTTATCTTGGAAAAGATTCCTTCAATGTTAGGTGTTGATGTCTTTCAATCTACTCCCTCGCTGTGGAGCCATGAAGATAGTGAAAATGAATCTCCCAGTGAATGTAAGAGGAGGAGGCACCGAAGTGTTGGGG ATATTGTTAGTGGAGCATTGAATAAATTTAAATCTAACAGAACACCCTCCACTACTCCTCAACAGGACAGAAGCG TCCTTTCATCAGTGACTCCTGTGGTTCTTACTCCAAGTACCAAGCGGAAACTTCCAACTGATTGCTCTCAGGGCTTGTCCAGCAAGAAGAGACGATCTTTTAAGCATAATTTTGCCTTTGAGTTTTTACCAAGTAGCATATTTAACAGCAGCTCAACACCAGCATCAG TTCAGTTTGAAGCAAGTCCTTGTGTGTGTCTTGAGTCATCACAAACCTCACTATCCCCTTCAACCATGAATGAAAATCATGTGTCCAGTACAGGGAATAGAAGAAGTAAAAGACTTGCAAGCAAAAAACTCTACAG GGCTGAATCAGGAAAGACGGGTTGTTTTTCTCCAAAGATAAGCCGAAAAGAAATGGTTCGTAGGTCTTTACGCTTGAAATTTGGTTTGGGGAAAAGCAACAAAGAAACG AATACTGTATCAGGATGTGCAGTTGGCAATAGATCAGAAAATATTGGAAGACGTCTTGCAAGTCAGCAAGGTTTGGAAAGCAGAACTGAATGTGCAAAAAGAGATGTACTCTTCAGCCCATATGTCAATGAAAAATTCCCTAAGAAAG GTTCAAGAAATGTAAGCAAGTCAGAGGAAAACTTACTAACTCCAGAATGTCACAATAAGATCATTCACCGAATGTCATGGAATAGTCCTGCTGTTACAGATTCTCAGGTGGTCAGCAAGAATGAGCAGATTCTGCCTGGACACTCTGAAATGGGAGTCAGCTCTTCAGAACCTGTTCTGATATTTGGAAAGCCACCAGTTACTGTAGATGAATTCAAATCCTCAACTGTAAGCAAACAAGACAACTTGGAACAACTTGTACTTTGTGAAGATGAAAGTAATTCAACTACAGAAACATTACTAAAAGTTAAGCAAGCCTTCTCTGCATCTGGGAGTATTCTCCACAATTTGATTGGTGATAAAAAATCCTCCCTCTCAGTTGTAGCAagtgaaatattaaatgaaacTCCGTGTCCCTCAGGGCTTGGTTCAGCAAAAGAAGTGTTAGTGGAAGAAGTTTCTGAAAATCCAGCAAATGTAAAATCCAGAGAGCTGTTGCACCAATTTAATCAATCTTCTGCTGATAAACAGCAgtcaaaaaaagaggaaattgaCGTTTTGGAGGAAAGAAACTTCAAAACTTCTATTGAGCTTGAACTTCAGGTCCCAAAACCAGAtataaaaaaactaaaagaacTTCCTATGCCTCAAGTTCTAGCCAAGGAGGATAAGTTTACTGTTGGGAACAATTCAACAAAAGATGAATTGTGCAAATCAGATTCCTctggaaggaaagaggaaatagAATTAATACACTCACAAACAGCTGAGACCTGTATGGTAAAGTGCTGTAGTTTGGAAGAGGGTACTGCTAAACCTTCTTTGGCAGAACGTCTGCCTGCTTCACAGTTGCCTAAATCACAAAATGAAATGGGCAACCAATACTTGAAAGCTGAAAATTCAGATAAAGTTTTAACTAAAACATCGACTGTTTCTGACCATGGGAAGGTTTCTGACCACATACAGTGGTTCAACCAGCTTTCATTAAATGATCCAAATTCTACAAGCAAAACTAAACCACCTCTGAAGTTTCAACGTACTCCTGTTAGACAGTCTGTAAGAAGAATAAATTCCCTTTTGGAGGCTAACAGACCATCTGTAAGCTCTCAGATGGTTAAGTCAAGTGGTGTTGGTTCACCACTTGTTAAGTCTTTGAGCTATGATTCTGCCCTTTTCCCCTGCACAGAAAAACCCTCCAAGAATTCCATGCTTTTGCCATGCAGGAGTGAAAGCACACGTGACAGAGTTTCTGTAGCTCATAAGCAGCTAGTATTAACATCCAAATCATGTTGCAGGCCATTAAATCCATCAGACAAACCTGCTGTTTCTGTCAGAACTGTTGAAATCCATGAACAAAAAACAACTGTTCATCCACCAAAGTCTGTTCTAGAAGATCTAACCAATTATGAAATGGTTAAATCCAGCTTGAAAGTTAACGCAGATATAAATATTCTAGGTGTTGCCCCAGAAAAATCCATGATCACAAGAAGtacttcaggaaaagaaagagttcGTTATAGAGGCTCTCCAAAGAATCCAATATCTGAAGTAAAACTGCTACCAGCTGCAAAGCCAGTAGACTTATAA
- the LOC116998358 gene encoding rho GTPase-activating protein 11A isoform X1: MAEQRRRLVRLAVLEELRASYGIKVKSGSCLAAAKAPGAAAEGKVFGISFHALPQSLVPEYGYIPSFLVDTCAYLEEHVHTEGLFRKSGSLVRLKALKSKLDQGENCLSAALPCDVAGLLKQFFRELPEPILPHHLQEGLFKAQQLGSEKKTATVLLSCLMADRTITALRYFFNFLRTVSLRSNENRMDSSNLAVIFAPNLLHSNENEKMSASTEKKIRLQAAVVETLIDHAAEIGQVPEFILEKIPSMLGVDVFQSTPSLWSHEDSENESPSECKRRRHRSVGDIVSGALNKFKSNRTPSTTPQQDRSVLSSVTPVVLTPSTKRKLPTDCSQGLSSKKRRSFKHNFAFEFLPSSIFNSSSTPASVQFEASPCVCLESSQTSLSPSTMNENHVSSTGNRRSKRLASKKLYRAESGKTGCFSPKISRKEMVRRSLRLKFGLGKSNKETNTVSGCAVGNRSENIGRRLASQQGLESRTECAKRDVLFSPYVNEKFPKKGSRNVSKSEENLLTPECHNKIIHRMSWNSPAVTDSQVVSKNEQILPGHSEMGVSSSEPVLIFGKPPVTVDEFKSSTVSKQDNLEQLVLCEDESNSTTETLLKVKQAFSASGSILHNLIGDKKSSLSVVASEILNETPCPSGLGSAKEVLVEEVSENPANVKSRELLHQFNQSSADKQQSKKEEIDVLEERNFKTSIELELQVPKPDIKKLKELPMPQVLAKEDKFTVGNNSTKDELCKSDSSGRKEEIELIHSQTAETCMVKCCSLEEGTAKPSLAERLPASQLPKSQNEMGNQYLKAENSDKVLTKTSTVSDHGKVSDHIQWFNQLSLNDPNSTSKTKPPLKFQRTPVRQSVRRINSLLEANRPSVSSQMVKSSGVGSPLVKSLSYDSALFPCTEKPSKNSMLLPCRSESTRDRVSVAHKQLVLTSKSCCRPLNPSDKPAVSVRTVEIHEQKTTVHPPKSVLEDLTNYEMVKSSLKVNADINILGVAPEKSMITRSTSGKERVRYRGSPKNPISEVKLLPAAKPVDL, encoded by the exons ATGGCGGAGCAGAGGCGGAGGCTGGTGCGGCTGGCGGTGCTGGAGGAGCTCCGGGCTTCGTACGGGATCAAAGTGAAGAGCGGGAGCTGCCTGGCGGCGGCCAAGGCACCAGGAGCAGCGGCGGAG GGTAAAGTCTTTGGAATATCTTTTCATGCGTTGCCACAATCACTTGTGCCAGAATATGGTTATATTCCAAG CTTTCTCGTTGATACATGTGCATATTTGGAAGAACATGTTCATACTGAGGGGCTCTTCAGGAAGTCTGGGTCTCTTGTTCGCTTGAAAGCTTTGAAG agtaaACTGGATCAAGGTGAAAACTGCCTCTCAGCTGCACTGCCATGTGATGTTGCAGGGCTTCTCAAACAGTTCTTTAGAGAGCTACCAGAACCCATCCTCCCACATCACCTGCAGGAAGGTCTATTCAAAGCTCAACAGCTTGGAAGTGAGAAGAAAACTGCAACCGTGTTGCTGTCCTGTTTGATGGCTGACAGAACAATTACAGCTTTGAGATACTTTTTCAACTTTCTGAGAACTGTGTCCTTAAG GTCCAATGAAAACAGAATGGATAGCAGTAATCTGGCAGTGATTTTTGCTCCCAACCTCTTGCACTCAAACGAAAATGAGAAGATGTCTGctagtacagaaaaaaaaattcgCTTGCAAGCTGCTGTCGTGGAAACACTTATTGACCATGCGGCAGAAATTG GACAAGTACCAGAATTTATCTTGGAAAAGATTCCTTCAATGTTAGGTGTTGATGTCTTTCAATCTACTCCCTCGCTGTGGAGCCATGAAGATAGTGAAAATGAATCTCCCAGTGAATGTAAGAGGAGGAGGCACCGAAGTGTTGGGG ATATTGTTAGTGGAGCATTGAATAAATTTAAATCTAACAGAACACCCTCCACTACTCCTCAACAGGACAGAAGCG TCCTTTCATCAGTGACTCCTGTGGTTCTTACTCCAAGTACCAAGCGGAAACTTCCAACTGATTGCTCTCAGGGCTTGTCCAGCAAGAAGAGACGATCTTTTAAGCATAATTTTGCCTTTGAGTTTTTACCAAGTAGCATATTTAACAGCAGCTCAACACCAGCATCAG TTCAGTTTGAAGCAAGTCCTTGTGTGTGTCTTGAGTCATCACAAACCTCACTATCCCCTTCAACCATGAATGAAAATCATGTGTCCAGTACAGGGAATAGAAGAAGTAAAAGACTTGCAAGCAAAAAACTCTACAG GGCTGAATCAGGAAAGACGGGTTGTTTTTCTCCAAAGATAAGCCGAAAAGAAATGGTTCGTAGGTCTTTACGCTTGAAATTTGGTTTGGGGAAAAGCAACAAAGAAACG AATACTGTATCAGGATGTGCAGTTGGCAATAGATCAGAAAATATTGGAAGACGTCTTGCAAGTCAGCAAGGTTTGGAAAGCAGAACTGAATGTGCAAAAAGAGATGTACTCTTCAGCCCATATGTCAATGAAAAATTCCCTAAGAAAG GTTCAAGAAATGTAAGCAAGTCAGAGGAAAACTTACTAACTCCAGAATGTCACAATAAGATCATTCACCGAATGTCATGGAATAGTCCTGCTGTTACAGATTCTCAGGTGGTCAGCAAGAATGAGCAGATTCTGCCTGGACACTCTGAAATGGGAGTCAGCTCTTCAGAACCTGTTCTGATATTTGGAAAGCCACCAGTTACTGTAGATGAATTCAAATCCTCAACTGTAAGCAAACAAGACAACTTGGAACAACTTGTACTTTGTGAAGATGAAAGTAATTCAACTACAGAAACATTACTAAAAGTTAAGCAAGCCTTCTCTGCATCTGGGAGTATTCTCCACAATTTGATTGGTGATAAAAAATCCTCCCTCTCAGTTGTAGCAagtgaaatattaaatgaaacTCCGTGTCCCTCAGGGCTTGGTTCAGCAAAAGAAGTGTTAGTGGAAGAAGTTTCTGAAAATCCAGCAAATGTAAAATCCAGAGAGCTGTTGCACCAATTTAATCAATCTTCTGCTGATAAACAGCAgtcaaaaaaagaggaaattgaCGTTTTGGAGGAAAGAAACTTCAAAACTTCTATTGAGCTTGAACTTCAGGTCCCAAAACCAGAtataaaaaaactaaaagaacTTCCTATGCCTCAAGTTCTAGCCAAGGAGGATAAGTTTACTGTTGGGAACAATTCAACAAAAGATGAATTGTGCAAATCAGATTCCTctggaaggaaagaggaaatagAATTAATACACTCACAAACAGCTGAGACCTGTATGGTAAAGTGCTGTAGTTTGGAAGAGGGTACTGCTAAACCTTCTTTGGCAGAACGTCTGCCTGCTTCACAGTTGCCTAAATCACAAAATGAAATGGGCAACCAATACTTGAAAGCTGAAAATTCAGATAAAGTTTTAACTAAAACATCGACTGTTTCTGACCATGGGAAGGTTTCTGACCACATACAGTGGTTCAACCAGCTTTCATTAAATGATCCAAATTCTACAAGCAAAACTAAACCACCTCTGAAGTTTCAACGTACTCCTGTTAGACAGTCTGTAAGAAGAATAAATTCCCTTTTGGAGGCTAACAGACCATCTGTAAGCTCTCAGATGGTTAAGTCAAGTGGTGTTGGTTCACCACTTGTTAAGTCTTTGAGCTATGATTCTGCCCTTTTCCCCTGCACAGAAAAACCCTCCAAGAATTCCATGCTTTTGCCATGCAGGAGTGAAAGCACACGTGACAGAGTTTCTGTAGCTCATAAGCAGCTAGTATTAACATCCAAATCATGTTGCAGGCCATTAAATCCATCAGACAAACCTGCTGTTTCTGTCAGAACTGTTGAAATCCATGAACAAAAAACAACTGTTCATCCACCAAAGTCTGTTCTAGAAGATCTAACCAATTATGAAATGGTTAAATCCAGCTTGAAAGTTAACGCAGATATAAATATTCTAGGTGTTGCCCCAGAAAAATCCATGATCACAAGAAGtacttcaggaaaagaaagagttcGTTATAGAGGCTCTCCAAAGAATCCAATATCTGAAGTAAAACTGCTACCAGCTGCAAAGCCAGTAGACTTATAA
- the LOC116998358 gene encoding rho GTPase-activating protein 11A isoform X3, with protein sequence MAEQRRRLVRLAVLEELRASYGIKVKSGSCLAAAKAPGAAAEGKVFGISFHALPQSLVPEYGYIPSFLVDTCAYLEEHVHTEGLFRKSGSLVRLKALKSKLDQGENCLSAALPCDVAGLLKQFFRELPEPILPHHLQEGLFKAQQLGSEKKTATVLLSCLMADRTITALRYFFNFLRTVSLRSNENRMDSSNLAVIFAPNLLHSNENEKMSASTEKKIRLQAAVVETLIDHAAEIGQVPEFILEKIPSMLGVDVFQSTPSLWSHEDSENESPSECKRRRHRSVGVLSSVTPVVLTPSTKRKLPTDCSQGLSSKKRRSFKHNFAFEFLPSSIFNSSSTPASVQFEASPCVCLESSQTSLSPSTMNENHVSSTGNRRSKRLASKKLYRAESGKTGCFSPKISRKEMVRRSLRLKFGLGKSNKETNTVSGCAVGNRSENIGRRLASQQGLESRTECAKRDVLFSPYVNEKFPKKGSRNVSKSEENLLTPECHNKIIHRMSWNSPAVTDSQVVSKNEQILPGHSEMGVSSSEPVLIFGKPPVTVDEFKSSTVSKQDNLEQLVLCEDESNSTTETLLKVKQAFSASGSILHNLIGDKKSSLSVVASEILNETPCPSGLGSAKEVLVEEVSENPANVKSRELLHQFNQSSADKQQSKKEEIDVLEERNFKTSIELELQVPKPDIKKLKELPMPQVLAKEDKFTVGNNSTKDELCKSDSSGRKEEIELIHSQTAETCMVKCCSLEEGTAKPSLAERLPASQLPKSQNEMGNQYLKAENSDKVLTKTSTVSDHGKVSDHIQWFNQLSLNDPNSTSKTKPPLKFQRTPVRQSVRRINSLLEANRPSVSSQMVKSSGVGSPLVKSLSYDSALFPCTEKPSKNSMLLPCRSESTRDRVSVAHKQLVLTSKSCCRPLNPSDKPAVSVRTVEIHEQKTTVHPPKSVLEDLTNYEMVKSSLKVNADINILGVAPEKSMITRSTSGKERVRYRGSPKNPISEVKLLPAAKPVDL encoded by the exons ATGGCGGAGCAGAGGCGGAGGCTGGTGCGGCTGGCGGTGCTGGAGGAGCTCCGGGCTTCGTACGGGATCAAAGTGAAGAGCGGGAGCTGCCTGGCGGCGGCCAAGGCACCAGGAGCAGCGGCGGAG GGTAAAGTCTTTGGAATATCTTTTCATGCGTTGCCACAATCACTTGTGCCAGAATATGGTTATATTCCAAG CTTTCTCGTTGATACATGTGCATATTTGGAAGAACATGTTCATACTGAGGGGCTCTTCAGGAAGTCTGGGTCTCTTGTTCGCTTGAAAGCTTTGAAG agtaaACTGGATCAAGGTGAAAACTGCCTCTCAGCTGCACTGCCATGTGATGTTGCAGGGCTTCTCAAACAGTTCTTTAGAGAGCTACCAGAACCCATCCTCCCACATCACCTGCAGGAAGGTCTATTCAAAGCTCAACAGCTTGGAAGTGAGAAGAAAACTGCAACCGTGTTGCTGTCCTGTTTGATGGCTGACAGAACAATTACAGCTTTGAGATACTTTTTCAACTTTCTGAGAACTGTGTCCTTAAG GTCCAATGAAAACAGAATGGATAGCAGTAATCTGGCAGTGATTTTTGCTCCCAACCTCTTGCACTCAAACGAAAATGAGAAGATGTCTGctagtacagaaaaaaaaattcgCTTGCAAGCTGCTGTCGTGGAAACACTTATTGACCATGCGGCAGAAATTG GACAAGTACCAGAATTTATCTTGGAAAAGATTCCTTCAATGTTAGGTGTTGATGTCTTTCAATCTACTCCCTCGCTGTGGAGCCATGAAGATAGTGAAAATGAATCTCCCAGTGAATGTAAGAGGAGGAGGCACCGAAGTGTTGGGG TCCTTTCATCAGTGACTCCTGTGGTTCTTACTCCAAGTACCAAGCGGAAACTTCCAACTGATTGCTCTCAGGGCTTGTCCAGCAAGAAGAGACGATCTTTTAAGCATAATTTTGCCTTTGAGTTTTTACCAAGTAGCATATTTAACAGCAGCTCAACACCAGCATCAG TTCAGTTTGAAGCAAGTCCTTGTGTGTGTCTTGAGTCATCACAAACCTCACTATCCCCTTCAACCATGAATGAAAATCATGTGTCCAGTACAGGGAATAGAAGAAGTAAAAGACTTGCAAGCAAAAAACTCTACAG GGCTGAATCAGGAAAGACGGGTTGTTTTTCTCCAAAGATAAGCCGAAAAGAAATGGTTCGTAGGTCTTTACGCTTGAAATTTGGTTTGGGGAAAAGCAACAAAGAAACG AATACTGTATCAGGATGTGCAGTTGGCAATAGATCAGAAAATATTGGAAGACGTCTTGCAAGTCAGCAAGGTTTGGAAAGCAGAACTGAATGTGCAAAAAGAGATGTACTCTTCAGCCCATATGTCAATGAAAAATTCCCTAAGAAAG GTTCAAGAAATGTAAGCAAGTCAGAGGAAAACTTACTAACTCCAGAATGTCACAATAAGATCATTCACCGAATGTCATGGAATAGTCCTGCTGTTACAGATTCTCAGGTGGTCAGCAAGAATGAGCAGATTCTGCCTGGACACTCTGAAATGGGAGTCAGCTCTTCAGAACCTGTTCTGATATTTGGAAAGCCACCAGTTACTGTAGATGAATTCAAATCCTCAACTGTAAGCAAACAAGACAACTTGGAACAACTTGTACTTTGTGAAGATGAAAGTAATTCAACTACAGAAACATTACTAAAAGTTAAGCAAGCCTTCTCTGCATCTGGGAGTATTCTCCACAATTTGATTGGTGATAAAAAATCCTCCCTCTCAGTTGTAGCAagtgaaatattaaatgaaacTCCGTGTCCCTCAGGGCTTGGTTCAGCAAAAGAAGTGTTAGTGGAAGAAGTTTCTGAAAATCCAGCAAATGTAAAATCCAGAGAGCTGTTGCACCAATTTAATCAATCTTCTGCTGATAAACAGCAgtcaaaaaaagaggaaattgaCGTTTTGGAGGAAAGAAACTTCAAAACTTCTATTGAGCTTGAACTTCAGGTCCCAAAACCAGAtataaaaaaactaaaagaacTTCCTATGCCTCAAGTTCTAGCCAAGGAGGATAAGTTTACTGTTGGGAACAATTCAACAAAAGATGAATTGTGCAAATCAGATTCCTctggaaggaaagaggaaatagAATTAATACACTCACAAACAGCTGAGACCTGTATGGTAAAGTGCTGTAGTTTGGAAGAGGGTACTGCTAAACCTTCTTTGGCAGAACGTCTGCCTGCTTCACAGTTGCCTAAATCACAAAATGAAATGGGCAACCAATACTTGAAAGCTGAAAATTCAGATAAAGTTTTAACTAAAACATCGACTGTTTCTGACCATGGGAAGGTTTCTGACCACATACAGTGGTTCAACCAGCTTTCATTAAATGATCCAAATTCTACAAGCAAAACTAAACCACCTCTGAAGTTTCAACGTACTCCTGTTAGACAGTCTGTAAGAAGAATAAATTCCCTTTTGGAGGCTAACAGACCATCTGTAAGCTCTCAGATGGTTAAGTCAAGTGGTGTTGGTTCACCACTTGTTAAGTCTTTGAGCTATGATTCTGCCCTTTTCCCCTGCACAGAAAAACCCTCCAAGAATTCCATGCTTTTGCCATGCAGGAGTGAAAGCACACGTGACAGAGTTTCTGTAGCTCATAAGCAGCTAGTATTAACATCCAAATCATGTTGCAGGCCATTAAATCCATCAGACAAACCTGCTGTTTCTGTCAGAACTGTTGAAATCCATGAACAAAAAACAACTGTTCATCCACCAAAGTCTGTTCTAGAAGATCTAACCAATTATGAAATGGTTAAATCCAGCTTGAAAGTTAACGCAGATATAAATATTCTAGGTGTTGCCCCAGAAAAATCCATGATCACAAGAAGtacttcaggaaaagaaagagttcGTTATAGAGGCTCTCCAAAGAATCCAATATCTGAAGTAAAACTGCTACCAGCTGCAAAGCCAGTAGACTTATAA